Part of the Piliocolobus tephrosceles isolate RC106 unplaced genomic scaffold, ASM277652v3 unscaffolded_12464, whole genome shotgun sequence genome, GcctttctcggcctcccaaagtgctgggattacaggcgtgagccactgtgcctggccagaaaaggCCATTTCATTAAAATGTCTTTCCTTCAAAACTGTGGTGGGagctaggcaaggtggctcacgcctgtaatcccagcactttgggaggccaaagtgcaagaatcacttgaggccatgagttcgagaccagactgggtaacacagcaaaacctcatctctataaaaaatagatttaaaaagttggccgagcatggtggcgtgtgcctgtaatctcagctacttaggctgaggtgggagaatcgcatgagcccaggaattggaggttgcagtgagccatgatcatgccactgcactccaatctgggtaacagcaaaaccctgtctcacaaacaaaaacCCACGCGGATATGTGTACACGCCTAGGATTTGTAGACAGACAAGGATATGTGGAAAGATGTGGATCATTAATGGGCTTTACTGTGGCAGAAGGAGGCCAGAGgtggcaggaggaagaaaggagaggctGTGGGAAATGGGTACAAACTTAAGGGtacacttacattttaaaaaatttaagtatatatagaaattgtttaaaaaggaggagagaaataAAGGGGTAGAATAAAAAGCATCCTGTTAGGCAGTGGTTTTCAGGCCTGGCTAGATATCGCTTAGGGAATTTCTCAATCTACCAATGCCCAGGCCCATCCCAAAGCTTCTGAAATTACTGGCCTGCAGAGGGGCCCGGGTAAGAGTTTTTGAAGCTCTTCAGGTCATTTCaatgtgtggcccaggctgagaACTGCATTTGGGCAACATGACAGATGTGAGTGGGGACAGTAACCCCCACATTGCCCCccgcaaaaataaaaacaaaaacaataaaagaaaaaaggaaggaaaacaggcCTCTGCTTTAGGTAACCCTAATCTATTTTATGCTTTAGTTTGCTCgcctgcaaaatggaaataataacagcaCCTACCTCACAGATCGGTGCAAGGATTCGATATGGTGATACGTGGAAACTGCTTCGAACAGGGCCTGGCCGCAGTGATTGCTGTAAACGTGCTCACTATTGCTATTACTGTTAACTGCTACTACTGCTCCCTCAATTAAATTAACCTGATGGAGGAGATGAGCTACTGTCCCAGTGTGCTGGAGGAGGCAGGCCCTCCATCTCCAGGAGGCCCTGATGGGGGACCCACCTGTAGAGCAGCAGCTTGTTGAGGCAAGCATTGATGAGCAGTGAGGGATCCCGGGCCTCGCGGCTGACCCAGGACCGGGCTGAGATGCTGGTCACAGGGCTCCCCTCATGCACCACCAGACGCTTGGCTTTGGTCAGCTTCCCTGCAGCAGCAGAGGGAGGGAAGGCAAAGGTGAGGGTGAGGGCTGTGCCCTGCAAGGGCTGGAGGGCGAGCACTCAGATGCAGGCCTGCTGTCTGCCTACCCGTGGCCATGtcgaagaggaaagagaagacacTGCCACGGTCATCACCCGCCCAGAGCAGCCGGCCAGGGGCATCAAAGGACAGAGCAAGGACACGGCCCGTCAGCTTGCTGGAGCCCCCCTTCACTTTCTTGCCCGTGGAGATGTTCATGACATGCACGTTGTGCTTGGCGTTCCCCACCTGTGGGGAGAATGCACAGATCATCATCCTGCTCCCAGCCAGGCCCTCCTTGAGTCTGACCACAATGGGGCTGCTGTTGATGCAACTGGCTAGTCCCTATTAGAATTTATTCACAGTCTGGCTATGGCAGGTAGACAAGGTGACCAGGCATGAATCCACCTCCCTAGCCAGCCCCTTTTGCAATCTGCCCAGAGTAGACCACCTGCTACTATGGGACTAAAGGGCCTTCAGAGCCATCATGCTGCCCCTTGGTCGGTCCTCCCACAGTGTGAGAACCACAGGGCCCATCTAGGCCTGTGATCCCACCTTTCCCCTGCTCCCTGGCTGCTCCTTTCTGGAACTTGTGGGGCTGCTGCTGATGCGGGGAGGATCCCGGCCCACAAGCTCACCCTTAGTCAGTTCCTCTGCAGTtcacctcaccccaccccactccgGGCTACACCAGACTTTCTAATGTCCTTCCCCTGCTCTCTGACCAATCTACCCTGGAGTCTGACATGGTGGGGCCACTGACAGACCAGACAAGGCTCAGCCTCATCATCCTGCTCCTCAGAGGTAGCCCCTGCAGTTGGAAAACTGTAGGACTGCAGCTGATGGGACCAAAGGGGCCCCAGAGCCAGAACCCTGCCCCTGGCCAGTGCTCCCTGGAGTGTACCACAGCAAGGCCATCCCAGACCAAGAATGGCACtcccctgtcttttttttttttttttttgagacggagtctcactctgtcgcccagtggtgccagctcggctcactgcaagctccacctcccgggttcatgccattctcctgcctcagcctcccgagtagctgggactacaggcgcccgtcaccacgcccggctaattttttgtatttttagtagaaacggggtttcaccatgttagccaggatggtcttgatctcctgacctcgtgatccacccgcctcagcctcccaaagtgctgggattacaggcgtgagccaccgcacccggcccactccCCTGTCTTCTGATTTGCTTCCCTTTTAAGTCTGACCACACTAGGACTGCTGTGACGAGATTGGGCAGGGTGCGGCGGGATCCTAGGCCCCCCTGGCTGTCCCTCCTTATACTCTGAATCCCTCAGATGGCCTTCCTGACCCAGCCCATCAGCCCTTGATGAGTGGGTGTCCTGGAGCCTGACCACGGTGAGGTTGTTGTTGACAGGCTGGAAGGTGCAGCAGAGCAGTTCAGCGCCATCGGGGTCAGGGATCTCCCGGATGCAGCGGCCATCCTCAGAGGCCCAGATGCGCATGGTGGCATCCAGTGAGGTGGACACGAGGATGTCATTGGAGAGGGACCAGGCGAAGTCAGAGACACCACGGGTGTGGCCCCGTAGCACACGAAGCACTGTGGGTGGGGCGGGCACCAGCTGGCACAGGGAGATGCTGCCGTCGAGTGAGCAGCAGGCCAGGCGGTGCCGGTCATCATTCGCGAAGCGCACCCTTGGGACTGCAATGCCAAGAAGCCATTAGTGGGAGTCTGCACACTCATTGGGCACTTTTCTCTCTAAAAGGCTCTGACGtgtgtgccaggggctggggcccCACGGCACGAGGCACAGTGGCCTCAGCAAAGGGCTTTCCTTGGCTGACAAAGGGAACTGTAACCCCAGAAGACTCTCTGCCCAAACTCCCTAAGTCTTAGCAGCTCCTTTGCAGATTGCAAGTCTTCTGCAATGTGAGAAAGTTTCCGTCTTAGCGAACACTTTATAATCAAGTTCTTGGCAGTTTGCAAAACCCTTGACACTGTAGCCCACTCTGCCCTCTGCAAGGGGATTTATCATCAGCAAAGGCTTTGAACTCTTCCAAGTGACTCAGGAACCCAGGCAGCCTGCTGCAAAGGGCTCTCTTAGGCTTCTGAGGCCCTTTCCAATAGACGAAGCACTGAGACTCTGTAGACCACTTTGCAGAGGGATTTTCAGTCTGCAAAAGGCTTTACGGATGGTCATTCCTCCTTTGGAGGTGTGCCAGGGGCCTTGGATTCAGAAAAGGATGCCTTGCTTGGTTGTCACAGTTTGGGCAAACGCTTGGTGATGGAACCCGCCACCCACTGGCTCACCTGCCTCATCCACGTGCTGGTCAAAAACATGGTACATGCCCGCAAAGGCATAGTTCTCGCTCAGTGATGTGTCCCCGGCCATGGCCCGACTTGCCTCTGCCGCTGACGTGGGCACCACGCTGCCAGGGGGCCTGGGCCCCAATAGGAAGTGAGGGGTGACAGGAGGTAGATGCAAAAGTGTTCAGTCTGCCATTGCCCCAGGGCCCCTCTCCTCCTCGCAACCCGCCCCCAGCCTTGCTTGCCTCTGTGCATACCTGTCCTCATAGACAGCACGGTTCATCTGCGCCTGCAGCTGGTAGGAGCCTCGGCTGACAGAACGACGGTGCCCACGGGCCCCCAGGGCCCGAGGATCATCCTCAAAGTCCTGCAAATGGAAAGGGTCAGGGTGGGTGCATCCTGCAAAAAAACCCGAGAACCTTTGAGGTGTGGAGCCCTGAAAATCTACCTAGAGCCCGATCACTTCTCACCGTGccccctgccaccaccaccactgccctcTTGTATTACTGCAGTGGCTTCCTCATGAGGTCTGCTGTTCCTGCCCTCCCCCTGCTCAGCAGATACTCAAGATAGGGCTTGCTATATGTTTACTGATCTGTTTACCAAGTTTATTGTCTGTTTATTGATTTACTTGGCATATTATCTTTTTGTCCTCTGCTGATGCAGAACAGTGCCCAGCAAAGAGCAGGTGCTTGATGAAAGTCAGTGGAGTGAAAGTGTGCAGGCAGGGTATGCCCAGGGGGTGAATGTGGCCAGGAGCTCACCTCCATGCGGTCAAGGGTAGTGCGGCTACTGCGGACGATGCTGTTGCTATAGGCACGAGCACTGCCTGGCTCGGAGAGGGGTCCGTAGCGCTGGCCCAGCAGCTGCCCCCGAAGCCTCAGGTACTGCCGACGCAGCGCTGGGGGGTGCCCAGCCTTGGCATTCTCCCGCAGCAGCTGGCTGCGCCGGCGGATATACTGCGTCCGAAACTGTGGAAACGTTGGTGTGCGGTACGCGTTGTACCTGCAGGGTCAGGATGCAGGGCAGGCAGCAGGCACAGGACAGAGGGAATCAATCAGCTCGGGGGATAGGGCAGGAGAGTGAGGTGTGTGGCAGTGACTGGGGCCTGGGTGGTTAGAATGACTAGCAGTGGTGATGGACCTCTTGGTCCTGCAGTGGGAGTGAGTCTGCAGTAATAATGAGCATGGTCATGAGGTCAGTTTGCAGACAACAGTGTCAGTC contains:
- the WDR13 gene encoding WD repeat-containing protein 13 isoform X3; this translates as MRLRDSHALGRMPIDSLWARQLFLIAGGHLAWSLRKGGQKEPATVVSGPLRGASRTGGSPGGSRGRTRQRRRPGNGRGVAASLSSGREFRTQYIRRRSQLLRENAKAGHPPALRRQYLRLRGQLLGQRYGPLSEPGSARAYSNSIVRSSRTTLDRMEDFEDDPRALGARGHRRSVSRGSYQLQAQMNRAVYEDRPPGSVVPTSAAEASRAMAGDTSLSENYAFAGMYHVFDQHVDEAVPRVRFANDDRHRLACCSLDGSISLCQLVPAPPTVLRVLRGHTRGVSDFAWSLSNDILVSTSLDATMRIWASEDGRCIREIPDPDGAELLCCTFQPVNNNLTVVGNAKHNVHVMNISTGKKVKGGSSKLTGRVLALSFDAPGRLLWAGDDRGSVFSFLFDMATGKLTKAKRLVVHEGSPVTSISARSWVSREARDPSLLINACLNKLLLYRWVPHQGLLEMEGLPPPAHWDSSSSPPSG
- the WDR13 gene encoding WD repeat-containing protein 13 isoform X2 codes for the protein MSLNAPARLPRPGKDAYRFALGSAALSDSRRPSCLEPEKGRTEGTGDSGLRAAPGGLKNRRQPRRWFPIPGYALGPEKAPAGGHARGGGRGMAAVWQQVLAVDARYNAYRTPTFPQFRTQYIRRRSQLLRENAKAGHPPALRRQYLRLRGQLLGQRYGPLSEPGSARAYSNSIVRSSRTTLDRMEDFEDDPRALGARGHRRSVSRGSYQLQAQMNRAVYEDRPPGSVVPTSAAEASRAMAGDTSLSENYAFAGMYHVFDQHVDEAVPRVRFANDDRHRLACCSLDGSISLCQLVPAPPTVLRVLRGHTRGVSDFAWSLSNDILVSTSLDATMRIWASEDGRCIREIPDPDGAELLCCTFQPVNNNLTVVGNAKHNVHVMNISTGKKVKGGSSKLTGRVLALSFDAPGRLLWAGDDRGSVFSFLFDMATGKLTKAKRLVVHEGSPVTSISARSWVSREARDPSLLINACLNKLLLYRWVPHQGLLEMEGLPPPAHWDSSSSPPSG
- the WDR13 gene encoding WD repeat-containing protein 13 isoform X1, with translation MRLRDSHALGRMPIDSLWARQLFLIAGGHLAWSLRKGGQKEPATVVSGPLRGASRTGGSPGGSRGRTRQRRRPGNGRGVAASLSSGREVRRGVEAHGSRTYCGACAMAISEAGRRTCLNAAAWACRRYNAYRTPTFPQFRTQYIRRRSQLLRENAKAGHPPALRRQYLRLRGQLLGQRYGPLSEPGSARAYSNSIVRSSRTTLDRMEDFEDDPRALGARGHRRSVSRGSYQLQAQMNRAVYEDRPPGSVVPTSAAEASRAMAGDTSLSENYAFAGMYHVFDQHVDEAVPRVRFANDDRHRLACCSLDGSISLCQLVPAPPTVLRVLRGHTRGVSDFAWSLSNDILVSTSLDATMRIWASEDGRCIREIPDPDGAELLCCTFQPVNNNLTVVGNAKHNVHVMNISTGKKVKGGSSKLTGRVLALSFDAPGRLLWAGDDRGSVFSFLFDMATGKLTKAKRLVVHEGSPVTSISARSWVSREARDPSLLINACLNKLLLYRWVPHQGLLEMEGLPPPAHWDSSSSPPSG
- the WDR13 gene encoding WD repeat-containing protein 13 isoform X4, producing MAAVWQQVLAVDARYNAYRTPTFPQFRTQYIRRRSQLLRENAKAGHPPALRRQYLRLRGQLLGQRYGPLSEPGSARAYSNSIVRSSRTTLDRMEDFEDDPRALGARGHRRSVSRGSYQLQAQMNRAVYEDRPPGSVVPTSAAEASRAMAGDTSLSENYAFAGMYHVFDQHVDEAVPRVRFANDDRHRLACCSLDGSISLCQLVPAPPTVLRVLRGHTRGVSDFAWSLSNDILVSTSLDATMRIWASEDGRCIREIPDPDGAELLCCTFQPVNNNLTVVGNAKHNVHVMNISTGKKVKGGSSKLTGRVLALSFDAPGRLLWAGDDRGSVFSFLFDMATGKLTKAKRLVVHEGSPVTSISARSWVSREARDPSLLINACLNKLLLYRWVPHQGLLEMEGLPPPAHWDSSSSPPSG